One window of the Salvia splendens isolate huo1 chromosome 1, SspV2, whole genome shotgun sequence genome contains the following:
- the LOC121754173 gene encoding GPN-loop GTPase QQT1-like, producing the protein MVFGQVVIGPPGSGKTTYCNGMSQFLQLVGRKVAVINLDPANDSLPYDCAINIEDLIKLEDVMAEHSLGPNGGLVYCMDFLEKNIDWLEAKLKPLLKDHYLLFDFPGQVELFFLHENAKKVIMRLVKKLDLRLTAVHLIDAHLCSDPGKYISALLLSLSTMLHMELPHVNVLSKIDLIESYGKLAFNLDFYTDAHDLSYLQHHLDQDPRSAKYRKLTKELCEVIENFSLVDFTTLDIQDKVSVGNLVKLIDKTNGYIFAGIDSSAVEFSKIAVSPVDWDYYRVAAVQEKYIKDNEVFDDEIITSPPPPPPSIAERDLRKDER; encoded by the exons GAAGGTTGCGGTGATCAATTTGGATCCAGCTAATGATTCTTTGCC ATATGACTGTGCTATTAATATCGAGGATTTGATTAAGCTCGAAGATGTCATGGCGGAGCATTCCCTTGGCCCTAATGGAG GCCTTGTTTACTGCATGGATTTTTTGGAGAAGAACATCGATTGGTTAGAAGCCAAACTAAAACCCCTTCTCAAAG ATCACTATCTTCTCTTTGATTTCCCTGGCCAGGTTGAACTCTTTTTTCTTCATGAAAATGCCAAAAAAGTAATCATGAGACTTGTCAAGAAGTTAGATCTCAGG TTGACTGCTGTTCACTTGATTGATGCTCATCTTTGTAGCGATCCAGGGAAGTATATTAGCGCCCTGCTGCTTTCACTGTCAACCATGCTACACATGGAGCTCCCTCATGTTAATGTTTTGTCAAAGATCGATCTTATTGAAAGCTATGGCAAGCTAG CTTTCAACCTTGACTTCTACACTGATGCACATGATTTATCATATCTACAGCATCATCTTGACCAAGATCCTCGATCTGCTAAGTATAG AAAGCTAACAAAGGAGCTCTGTGAAGTTATAGAAAATTTCAGTCTTGTCGACTTCACCACTCTGGACATTCAG GATAAGGTGAGCGTTGGGAATCTAGTTAAACTGATTGACAAGACCAACGGGTACATATTTGCTGGGATTGATTCAAGTGCAGTTGAATTTAGCAAAATCGCAGTTAGTCCAGTTGATTGGGATTATTACAG AGTGGCAGCTGTGCAGGAGAAGTACATAAAGGACAACGAAGTATTTGATGACGAGATCATCActtcaccaccaccaccaccaccgtctATTGCTGAACGTGATCTTCGAAAGGATGAACGTTGA